The following nucleotide sequence is from Malania oleifera isolate guangnan ecotype guangnan chromosome 4, ASM2987363v1, whole genome shotgun sequence.
ttattgctataCTCGGAAAAGCTTGGCTTGCCCACCAAGCTATTgtcaaagtatatatatatatatatataaaacatattttttcattctattgagtttaaatttttcatgttaaaaggtatttttaTACTACTCACTCCTGCCAAGGTTAGAACCTGAAGCCTTTTAACATGAAAATGTTAAAATTTGATACACAGTTGGCctacaacctaatagtttaagtttttaaataaAGAGTTAATCTAACATTATATCGCAGCTAACCATCAAGAGGTATTGGGTTTTAGTCTCGTTGcccatgtttattatgtgatgtttaaaaattattgtattccttgtGTTTATGTGTGTGAATCTCTCCATGTGCTATCGGGCTGCATATGTGGCGGATTGTTGaagtttgatatatattgttggctcacaacctcaTAATTTACAATTTTAAGTGAAAATCTAACAGAAAATTTCACTCAGACATATCCATAATGGAACTTCACGTTCCATTTTCTACCTTAAGCATCAAACACTTTTTCTGGAATTAGGACTCCAATCACCCCATTTTTGTTGTTGGTAGGGCCATCTGAGAGCGACTCTAAGTGTCGAATAGATTCTGTATGAACATACAATAATCACTCTACCCAAGATTAGCCCTGAACAGAGTCCTACAATTAAACACAAGAAAATTtgtattggaaaaaaaaaaactaaaattcatgaaaatggggttttttgggtttaccAAGAACATAAGTCCACTGCTTGACAGCAGAGGCTTCAGCCTTCTCCCTTTCACCTTGATGCAACTCAACCTTCTGCACTCTTGCAGGGACCATGGTGGGAATGAGGTATGGTTTAGCCCTGTAGATTTCATAGAACTTATCAGCTGCAGACTTGATCCGCTGCTCTATTGCCATCTTCCCACTAAGATCCATCTTCTCAAATGACGCTTTCCACTGCAAAACAAAGCAAATGGATTTTTCTTTCACCCCTATAATATGCATGTAAGTGCTGCTTCCTACCATATTCAATAAGGCTCCCCTGCTCATGAGGTTCTGACCTAATCTTGACTATAATCAAGTGATCTGACGACTCATGCTGTGCCACGTCATTGTTGCATTAATTAAAACTGTCAGCACTTGAGGACGTGTTTGAATGTATGACCTATGGTGTTTCTTTCTCATTTGGGTGGTTAGTAAGCATTTATGATAGGTTTCATTattgatttaaaatttataaattatctGTGAGTAGGATTACATTTACTATGGTTCATGTGATGTATGAATAATTGGAAATTTGGGTTTCATCCAGCTGACTTTTCCCTACACACACATGTACTCTAATTTTTTCTGCAGCATAATCTAAGCTCCCCGTCAAATGGGAGTCAATTTGTTTAATTAACTTTAGTGCCAAAATGATCAACACTGCAAAAACTTATATAAATTCATAACGTGATATAGAGAAGAATGACT
It contains:
- the LOC131153161 gene encoding kirola-like, giving the protein MSRGALLNMVGSSTYMHIIGVKEKSICFVLQWKASFEKMDLSGKMAIEQRIKSAADKFYEIYRAKPYLIPTMVPARVQKVELHQGEREKAEASAVKQWTYVLEGNVVETLKEKTEVDDEKKMVTFVVLEGDVMKNYKSIKFIVQVLEKGEGSSVKLGAEFEKLNERVPYPHKYLILAHKVAKEIDAYLLKA